Proteins from a single region of Gordonia hongkongensis:
- a CDS encoding acyl-CoA dehydrogenase family protein gives MFEWSEEDLMVRDALRAFIDKEIRPHLDELESGTLPPYDITRKLLSSFGVDAMAKDALEKELEAEANGEKKKPSGDGGGMGGSMFMMVNIELAGVCLGLVASLGVSMGLTASTIRGKGTLAQKKRWLPELVTMEKVGAWAITEPDSGSDALGGMKTTVRRDGDDYILNGQKTFITNGPYADTIVVFAKLDDGSGTPMRDRKVLSFVLDKGMPGLTQGKPFKKMGMMSSPTGELFFDNVRVGKDRLLGETEDTGSDARGSEGAKAGFTAERVGIAALSLGIINEAQRLSIDYAKNRKLWGQEIAQFQLIQLKLAEMEVARINVQNMLFSALERGKAGKPLSLSEASAMKLYSSKAATDVAMEAVQLFGGNGYMAEYRVEQLARDAKSLMIYAGSNEIQVTHVAKGLLRG, from the coding sequence ATGTTCGAGTGGTCCGAAGAAGATCTGATGGTTCGGGACGCCCTGCGGGCGTTCATCGACAAGGAGATCCGGCCACATCTCGACGAACTCGAATCCGGCACGCTGCCGCCCTACGACATCACCCGCAAACTGCTGTCGAGCTTCGGTGTCGACGCGATGGCCAAGGACGCTCTCGAGAAGGAGCTCGAGGCCGAGGCCAACGGGGAGAAGAAGAAGCCCTCGGGCGACGGCGGCGGTATGGGCGGCTCGATGTTCATGATGGTCAACATCGAACTGGCGGGGGTCTGTCTCGGTCTCGTCGCATCCTTGGGCGTGAGCATGGGCCTGACCGCCTCGACCATCCGCGGCAAGGGCACGCTCGCCCAGAAGAAGCGGTGGCTGCCCGAACTGGTCACGATGGAGAAGGTCGGCGCCTGGGCGATCACCGAACCCGACTCCGGATCGGACGCGCTGGGCGGTATGAAGACGACGGTCCGTCGCGATGGTGACGACTACATCCTCAACGGGCAGAAGACCTTCATCACCAATGGCCCCTACGCCGACACCATCGTCGTGTTCGCCAAGCTCGACGACGGCAGCGGCACCCCGATGCGGGACCGTAAGGTCCTGTCGTTCGTCCTCGACAAGGGGATGCCGGGACTGACCCAGGGCAAGCCGTTCAAGAAGATGGGCATGATGAGTTCGCCGACGGGCGAGCTGTTTTTCGACAACGTGCGCGTCGGCAAGGACCGCCTTCTCGGCGAGACCGAGGACACCGGTTCGGACGCGCGCGGATCCGAAGGCGCCAAGGCCGGTTTCACCGCGGAGCGGGTCGGGATCGCGGCCCTGTCGCTGGGCATCATCAACGAGGCGCAACGGCTTTCGATCGACTACGCGAAGAACCGCAAGCTGTGGGGCCAGGAGATCGCACAGTTCCAGCTCATCCAGCTCAAGCTGGCCGAGATGGAGGTCGCGCGCATCAACGTCCAGAACATGCTCTTCAGTGCCCTCGAGCGGGGCAAGGCGGGCAAGCCGCTGAGCTTGTCCGAGGCGTCGGCGATGAAGCTCTACTCGTCGAAGGCGGCCACCGACGTCGCGATGGAGGCGGTGCAGTTGTTCGGCGGCAACGGCTACATGGCCGAGTATCGCGTGGAGCAGCTTGCGCGCGACGCCAAGTCGCTGATGATCTACGCCGGCAGCAACGAGATCCAGGTGACCCACGTCGCCAAGGGGCTGCTGCGGGGCTGA
- a CDS encoding cation-translocating P-type ATPase has translation MLAFGARQLADAKAVVKNLTDVETLGATSLINSDKTGTLTMNQMMVRSLYFHGQWFAVDGEGYGKTGSITQAAGEPVPDFTMLAYGLCLDSDATVSDAGAVIGDPTEAALIVLAAKMGVDAPLTRQTYPRLAEVPFDSAYKFMATFHRLPVDGTVRFVEMVKGGPDVVLNRCRWAFRPGRERVELAEVRAEIEAANEQMSAEGLRVLAFAARVLDGREDEVTADPMAFVDDLVFVGMVGIIDPLRAEAVDAVRTAHAAGIDVRMITGDHTGTASAIGAQLGLGPGAISGTELAAMSDEELAEALPRLHVFGRVTPSDKLRLADVMQRQGAVVAMTGDAVNDAAALKKADIGVAMGSGSEVTKQAGKLILTDDNFGTLITAIRLGRSVYDKIVAYIRYQMSKLFSLVLLFLVASIFDINEGVALAPLMVVFQHFFITLFPVIVIMQDPPAPDLMAKPPRDPKQPITNRASFVQWFAYGVLQFAVTFVAMMVAPGPMSPTEPNVPMTMGFVVLSLGSVFAGLVMRRDPESGLTPPIVNAVKILSIPIIVTVLAVELGFLQDLLQTTSLTGGQWLACIGWSLIIPVVVEAEKWVRRRRSPAVSAISAVEAVAPRRALR, from the coding sequence ATGCTGGCCTTCGGGGCCCGGCAGCTCGCGGATGCGAAGGCGGTCGTCAAGAACCTCACCGACGTGGAGACGCTCGGCGCGACGAGTCTGATCAACTCGGACAAGACCGGGACGCTCACCATGAACCAGATGATGGTGCGCTCGTTGTACTTCCACGGTCAGTGGTTCGCCGTCGACGGTGAGGGCTACGGCAAGACCGGGAGCATCACCCAGGCGGCGGGCGAGCCGGTTCCCGACTTCACCATGCTCGCGTACGGACTGTGCCTCGACAGCGACGCCACCGTGTCGGACGCCGGCGCCGTCATCGGCGATCCGACCGAGGCGGCGCTGATCGTGCTGGCAGCCAAGATGGGGGTCGACGCGCCGCTCACCCGCCAGACCTATCCCCGTCTCGCCGAGGTTCCATTCGACTCGGCCTACAAGTTCATGGCGACGTTCCACCGGCTGCCGGTGGACGGCACCGTCCGTTTCGTCGAGATGGTCAAGGGCGGTCCGGATGTCGTGCTGAACCGCTGCCGCTGGGCGTTCCGCCCCGGACGGGAGAGGGTGGAGCTGGCGGAGGTCCGGGCCGAGATCGAGGCGGCCAACGAGCAGATGTCGGCCGAGGGCCTACGTGTGCTGGCCTTCGCCGCGCGCGTGCTCGACGGCCGGGAGGACGAGGTGACCGCCGACCCGATGGCGTTCGTGGACGATCTCGTCTTCGTCGGGATGGTCGGGATCATCGACCCGTTGCGTGCCGAGGCCGTCGACGCCGTCCGCACGGCGCACGCCGCGGGGATCGATGTGCGGATGATCACGGGGGACCACACGGGAACCGCGTCGGCGATCGGTGCGCAGCTGGGACTCGGTCCCGGGGCCATCAGCGGTACCGAACTCGCCGCGATGTCCGACGAGGAACTCGCCGAGGCGCTTCCGCGGTTGCATGTGTTCGGGCGTGTCACGCCGTCGGACAAACTCCGGCTCGCCGACGTGATGCAGCGCCAGGGCGCGGTCGTCGCGATGACCGGCGACGCGGTCAACGACGCGGCCGCGCTGAAGAAGGCCGACATCGGGGTGGCGATGGGCTCGGGCAGCGAGGTCACCAAGCAGGCCGGCAAGCTGATCCTCACCGACGACAACTTCGGGACGTTGATCACCGCGATCCGGTTGGGGCGCAGCGTCTACGACAAGATCGTCGCCTACATCCGCTACCAGATGTCCAAGCTGTTCTCACTGGTGCTCCTGTTCCTGGTCGCGAGCATCTTCGACATCAACGAGGGCGTCGCGCTGGCGCCGCTGATGGTGGTCTTCCAGCACTTTTTCATCACCCTGTTCCCGGTGATCGTGATCATGCAGGACCCGCCGGCACCGGATCTGATGGCCAAACCACCACGGGACCCGAAACAGCCGATCACGAATCGCGCGTCGTTCGTGCAGTGGTTCGCCTACGGGGTCCTGCAGTTCGCGGTGACCTTCGTCGCGATGATGGTGGCGCCCGGTCCGATGAGCCCGACCGAACCGAACGTCCCGATGACCATGGGCTTCGTGGTGCTGTCCCTGGGTTCGGTGTTCGCCGGGTTGGTGATGCGGCGCGATCCGGAGTCGGGCCTCACACCGCCGATCGTCAACGCCGTGAAGATCCTGTCGATCCCGATCATCGTCACCGTGCTCGCGGTGGAGCTCGGATTTCTGCAAGACCTGCTGCAGACGACCTCGCTGACCGGCGGCCAGTGGCTCGCCTGCATCGGATGGTCGCTGATCATCCCCGTCGTGGTGGAGGCGGAGAAGTGGGTGCGACGTCGCCGGAGTCCGGCGGTGTCCGCGATCTCGGCCGTGGAAGCGGTGGCACCCCGGCGAGCTCTTCGCTGA
- a CDS encoding ATP-dependent helicase, translating into MPRPSVLDRFTAPTRRWFSGAFTAPTAAQKGAWTSIADGANTLVIAPTGSGKTLAAFLWALDRLAADAGNRPAGTKVVYISPLKALAVDVERNLRAPLTGITRAAQELNLPEPNITVGVRSGDTSAADRRALVKTPPDILITTPESLYLMLTSAARESLTGVEAIIVDEVHAVAATKRGTHLALTLERLDELLDKPAQRIGLSATVRPPEVVAGFLSGAAPCQVVKPKADKTFDLRVDVPVEDMANIPPPVSDADPAALDDAFSPTAGSLWPYVEASIVDQIEANRATIVFANSRRLAEKLTARLNEIHAERHGEPAEPTGNPSVAGGAPAFVMGSGASSGAEPVLARAHHGSVSKEQRAQIEDDLKAGRLSCVVATSSLELGIDMGAVDLVIQVESPPSVASGLQRIGRAGHQVGEISQGILYPKHRTDLLHCTVTVGRMLDGAIEEIKVPQNPLDILAQQTIAAAAVDDLEVDHWYEVVRRAAPYRELGRGVFDATLDLIAGRFPSDEFAELRPRVNWDRDAGVITGRRGAQRLAVTSGGSIPDRGLFGVFMVGEKATRVGELDEEMVYESRVGDVFALGATSWRIEDITHDRVLVSPAFGQPGRLPFWIGDAIGRPAELGAAIGAFTQSVADPGKLDDQADRLGLTENARSNLATLIAEQREATGHLPTDRTLVVERFRDELGDWRVILHSPYGLRVHAPWASAISQRLLETLGIEGATTASDDGIILRMPDTDDAPPGADVFLLDPDEVEQLVTDGLADSSMFASRFRECAARALLLPRRDPGRRAPLWQQRQRSAQLLSVASKFPDFPIVLEAVRECLQDVYDLPALLDLLNRIRTRRIRVVETETQSPSPFAASLLFGYVGAFMYADDAPLAERRAAALSLDTSLLAQLLGRVDLRELLDPAVIADVIARLQRLSPERQARDAEDIVDLLRWLGPLTTEEVAARYRGDEPAADLLTELHRVGQIISVNHNARALWAAIDDTARLRDALGVPAPLGIPAAYLEEVPDPVGDLIGRYARTHGPFTVPEASAALGIATGVVRDTLNRLASERRVVEGDFLPDAGTGPRDGQWCHADVLGQIRRGSLAASRAEVAPVGTDVLTRFLLDWQHASSGTQLRGVDGVATVIDQLAGFPLPASAWESLVLPARVSDYAAPMLDELLSAGEVIWSGHGRIGNSDGWVALHPADVAVLTLPDADEIDTTPVHDGVTAALEPGGALRFPQIAADISTGTTTPAADIESALWDLVWAGRVSNDSFAPVRALLQPRRSPSAPRSAPAHRARGRAPRLRAGRLSARYLTEHSVAPPVSPTASGRWFALDHPSTEPTIATQGLCDQLLTRYGVITRGSVVSEEVTGGFARVYKALTVFEDNGHVRRGYYVDGLGGAQFASPATVDELRRHALPDRKAPREATVLAATDPANPYGAALEWPASRDAEAGHRPGRKPGALVVIVDGDVVCFVERGGKTLLTFSDSIPRLESAAGALVALVRRGRIARLTIDHIDSEPVRATDFGKVLVEAGFSTTPRGIRLRFGDHA; encoded by the coding sequence ATGCCCCGCCCCTCGGTGCTCGACCGCTTCACCGCCCCCACCCGGCGGTGGTTCTCGGGTGCGTTCACCGCGCCCACCGCTGCGCAGAAGGGCGCCTGGACCTCCATCGCCGACGGCGCGAACACCTTGGTCATCGCACCGACCGGGTCCGGGAAGACCCTGGCCGCGTTCCTCTGGGCTCTCGATCGGCTCGCCGCCGACGCCGGCAATCGTCCCGCGGGCACCAAGGTCGTCTACATCTCGCCGTTGAAGGCGCTGGCCGTCGACGTCGAGCGCAACCTGCGCGCACCGCTGACCGGCATCACCCGGGCGGCCCAGGAGCTGAACCTTCCGGAGCCCAACATCACCGTGGGCGTGCGGTCGGGCGACACCTCCGCCGCCGATCGGCGTGCGCTGGTCAAAACCCCACCCGACATCCTCATCACCACCCCCGAGTCGCTGTACCTGATGCTCACCTCGGCCGCGCGGGAGAGTCTCACCGGCGTGGAGGCGATCATCGTCGACGAGGTCCACGCGGTCGCCGCGACCAAACGAGGTACCCATCTCGCGCTGACCCTCGAGCGCCTCGACGAACTGCTGGACAAACCCGCCCAGCGGATCGGCCTCTCGGCGACGGTCCGCCCGCCCGAGGTGGTCGCGGGGTTCCTGTCCGGCGCCGCGCCGTGCCAGGTGGTCAAACCCAAGGCCGACAAGACATTCGACCTGCGCGTCGACGTCCCCGTCGAGGACATGGCCAACATCCCGCCGCCGGTGTCCGATGCCGACCCCGCGGCGCTGGACGACGCGTTCTCGCCGACTGCCGGCTCGTTGTGGCCGTACGTCGAGGCCTCGATCGTCGACCAGATCGAGGCGAACCGCGCCACGATCGTCTTCGCCAACTCCCGACGCCTCGCCGAGAAGCTCACCGCTCGGCTCAACGAGATCCACGCCGAGCGCCACGGCGAGCCTGCCGAACCGACCGGCAATCCGTCGGTCGCGGGCGGCGCCCCGGCGTTCGTGATGGGCAGCGGCGCGAGCTCCGGCGCCGAGCCGGTTCTCGCCCGCGCCCATCACGGCTCGGTCAGCAAGGAGCAGCGCGCCCAGATCGAGGACGACCTGAAGGCCGGCCGCCTCTCGTGTGTGGTGGCCACCAGCTCACTCGAACTCGGCATCGACATGGGTGCGGTCGATCTCGTCATCCAGGTGGAGTCCCCGCCGTCGGTGGCGAGTGGACTGCAGCGGATCGGCCGCGCCGGGCACCAGGTCGGCGAGATCAGCCAGGGCATCCTCTACCCCAAGCACCGCACCGATCTGCTGCACTGCACGGTGACGGTGGGCCGGATGCTCGACGGCGCGATCGAGGAGATCAAGGTCCCGCAGAATCCGCTCGACATCCTCGCCCAGCAGACCATCGCGGCGGCCGCGGTCGACGACCTCGAGGTCGATCACTGGTACGAGGTCGTCCGGCGCGCGGCGCCCTACCGCGAACTGGGCCGGGGCGTCTTCGACGCGACCCTCGACCTGATCGCGGGCCGCTTCCCGTCCGACGAGTTCGCCGAACTGCGCCCCCGGGTGAACTGGGACCGCGACGCCGGAGTCATCACCGGCCGGCGCGGCGCCCAGCGGCTCGCCGTCACCTCGGGCGGTTCCATACCCGACCGCGGACTCTTCGGCGTGTTCATGGTCGGCGAGAAGGCCACTCGCGTAGGCGAACTCGACGAGGAGATGGTCTATGAGTCCCGAGTCGGCGATGTGTTCGCGCTGGGCGCCACCAGTTGGCGGATCGAGGACATCACCCACGACCGCGTACTCGTCTCCCCCGCGTTCGGTCAACCGGGCCGGTTGCCGTTCTGGATCGGTGACGCGATCGGACGCCCCGCCGAACTGGGCGCCGCGATCGGTGCCTTCACCCAGTCGGTCGCCGATCCCGGGAAGCTCGACGACCAGGCAGACCGGCTCGGGCTCACCGAGAACGCCCGCAGCAACCTCGCGACACTCATCGCCGAGCAGCGCGAGGCGACCGGACACCTGCCCACCGATCGCACGCTGGTCGTCGAGAGGTTCCGCGACGAACTCGGCGACTGGCGGGTGATCCTGCACTCCCCCTACGGCTTACGTGTACACGCCCCCTGGGCCAGTGCCATCTCGCAGCGCCTGCTGGAGACCCTCGGCATCGAGGGCGCCACCACCGCCTCCGACGACGGCATCATCCTGCGGATGCCCGACACCGACGACGCCCCTCCCGGAGCCGATGTGTTCCTCCTCGACCCCGACGAGGTCGAGCAACTCGTGACCGACGGTCTGGCCGACTCGTCGATGTTCGCGTCCCGTTTCCGCGAATGCGCCGCCCGCGCCCTGCTGTTGCCGCGCCGGGATCCGGGCCGGCGCGCCCCGCTGTGGCAACAGCGCCAGCGCAGCGCCCAACTGCTCTCCGTCGCATCCAAATTCCCCGACTTCCCGATCGTGCTCGAAGCCGTCCGCGAATGCCTGCAGGACGTCTACGACCTCCCCGCCCTGCTCGATCTGCTGAACCGCATCCGCACGCGCCGGATCCGGGTGGTGGAGACCGAGACCCAAAGCCCCTCTCCCTTCGCCGCGTCGCTGCTGTTCGGGTACGTGGGAGCCTTCATGTACGCCGACGACGCGCCGCTCGCCGAGCGCCGCGCGGCCGCCCTCTCCCTCGACACCAGCCTGCTGGCCCAGTTGCTCGGGCGCGTCGACCTGCGCGAGCTCCTCGATCCGGCGGTCATCGCCGACGTGATCGCCCGGCTCCAACGCCTGTCCCCCGAGCGTCAGGCGCGCGACGCCGAGGACATCGTCGACCTCCTGCGATGGCTGGGCCCGCTCACCACCGAGGAGGTCGCGGCCCGGTATCGCGGCGACGAGCCGGCCGCCGACCTGCTCACCGAGCTGCACCGGGTCGGGCAGATCATCTCGGTCAACCACAACGCACGTGCGCTGTGGGCGGCCATCGACGACACCGCCCGCCTCCGTGACGCTCTCGGGGTGCCCGCACCTCTCGGCATCCCGGCGGCCTATCTCGAGGAGGTGCCCGACCCAGTCGGAGACCTCATCGGCCGGTACGCCCGCACCCATGGCCCGTTCACCGTGCCCGAGGCCTCCGCTGCTCTGGGTATCGCGACCGGGGTCGTGCGCGACACCCTCAACCGTCTCGCATCGGAGCGACGCGTCGTCGAGGGTGACTTCCTGCCCGATGCCGGTACCGGCCCCCGGGACGGGCAATGGTGTCACGCCGACGTGCTGGGTCAGATCCGACGCGGTTCCCTGGCGGCGAGCCGCGCCGAGGTGGCTCCCGTCGGTACCGACGTCCTCACCCGGTTCCTCCTCGACTGGCAGCACGCGTCGTCGGGCACCCAGCTCCGGGGTGTCGACGGGGTGGCGACGGTCATCGACCAGCTGGCCGGGTTCCCGCTGCCGGCGTCCGCGTGGGAGTCCCTCGTACTGCCGGCCCGGGTGTCCGATTACGCAGCGCCGATGCTCGACGAACTGCTCAGCGCCGGTGAGGTCATCTGGTCCGGACACGGCCGCATCGGGAACTCCGACGGCTGGGTGGCGCTGCATCCCGCGGACGTCGCCGTCCTGACGCTGCCCGACGCCGACGAGATCGACACCACCCCGGTCCACGACGGGGTCACCGCCGCACTCGAACCCGGTGGTGCCCTGCGGTTCCCACAGATCGCCGCCGACATCAGCACCGGCACCACCACGCCGGCCGCCGACATCGAGAGTGCCCTGTGGGACCTCGTGTGGGCGGGCCGGGTCAGCAACGACAGCTTCGCGCCCGTCCGCGCCCTGCTGCAACCGCGGCGCAGCCCGTCCGCACCGCGCTCGGCGCCCGCGCATCGGGCACGCGGGCGCGCACCCCGGCTCCGGGCCGGCCGCCTGTCGGCCCGGTACCTCACCGAACACTCCGTCGCTCCCCCGGTGTCGCCGACGGCGAGTGGCCGCTGGTTCGCCCTCGACCACCCGTCCACCGAGCCGACCATCGCCACGCAGGGCCTCTGCGATCAGTTGCTGACCCGATACGGCGTGATCACGCGCGGCAGCGTGGTCTCGGAGGAGGTGACCGGCGGCTTCGCGCGGGTCTACAAGGCGCTCACCGTCTTCGAGGACAACGGACATGTTCGTCGCGGCTACTACGTCGACGGCCTCGGCGGGGCGCAGTTCGCCTCGCCGGCCACGGTCGACGAATTGCGCCGGCATGCGCTGCCCGATCGCAAAGCGCCCCGCGAGGCAACCGTGCTGGCCGCGACGGACCCGGCCAATCCCTACGGGGCGGCGCTCGAGTGGCCGGCGTCTCGCGACGCCGAGGCCGGTCACCGCCCGGGCCGCAAACCGGGGGCGCTCGTGGTGATCGTCGACGGTGACGTGGTGTGTTTCGTCGAACGCGGCGGCAAGACACTGCTGACGTTCAGCGACTCGATCCCGCGGCTGGAGTCGGCCGCGGGCGCGCTGGTCGCACTGGTCCGGCGGGGCCGGATCGCGCGTCTGACGATCGACCACATCGACTCGGAACCCGTGCGCGCCACCGACTTCGGCAAGGTGCTCGTCGAAGCGGGATTCTCGACGACCCCGCGCGGCATCCGGCTGCGTTTCGGTGATCATGCCTGA
- a CDS encoding histidine phosphatase family protein: MQIITAGRTGPNRSVRFGGDPVLDQRGRRDVLVLSASLTRPIDICGPEAATRATAEVLGATGGLIVDDALRTLDVGAWSGLSPEEIDPVDLGGWFTDPEARPHGGESVAQFVDRVHAWRAGQAEHGDGYVVVAMPVAQALLCADADGFFAREVRPATLYTCTDVR, from the coding sequence ATGCAGATCATCACCGCCGGGCGCACCGGCCCCAACCGGTCGGTGCGATTCGGCGGTGACCCGGTTCTCGATCAGCGGGGTCGACGCGACGTGCTCGTTCTGAGCGCGTCGCTCACGCGCCCGATCGACATCTGCGGCCCGGAGGCGGCGACCCGCGCCACCGCCGAGGTACTCGGCGCGACAGGCGGCCTCATCGTCGACGACGCGCTGCGGACGCTCGATGTCGGTGCGTGGTCGGGCCTGTCCCCGGAGGAGATCGACCCCGTCGACCTCGGCGGGTGGTTCACCGACCCGGAGGCCCGCCCGCACGGGGGTGAGAGTGTCGCGCAGTTCGTCGACCGAGTCCATGCCTGGCGTGCCGGGCAGGCCGAGCACGGCGATGGCTACGTGGTGGTCGCGATGCCGGTGGCGCAGGCCCTGCTGTGCGCCGATGCGGACGGGTTCTTCGCGCGGGAGGTGCGCCCGGCCACCCTCTACACCTGCACCGATGTTCGGTAG
- a CDS encoding CbtA family protein has translation MEKKFIGAGLLAGLIAGIVSFVFARFYLEPVVGKAIDYESARSAAEEALAHAAEPGGHTHGEGGELFTRAMQENLGAGIGNVVFAVCMGAFFAVAFTVLWSHVGSRHPATDPRAVAGVLGGIGFVAVFAVPFFAYPANPPAVGDDDTIGERTGAFLTITVSSVILAIAAVVLASWLRPRIGGLVSAVAATVAYLAGIAIVLAFLPSFSEVPGPVRDDAGQVVFPGFPGDVIGDFRVYAIANQVILWTVLTVSFALIVGAMARSRATDRARAVSAPN, from the coding sequence ATGGAGAAGAAGTTCATCGGCGCCGGCCTGCTCGCAGGTCTGATCGCCGGCATCGTCTCGTTCGTGTTCGCGCGGTTCTACCTCGAACCCGTCGTGGGCAAGGCCATCGACTACGAGAGCGCCCGCTCGGCGGCCGAGGAGGCCCTGGCCCATGCCGCCGAACCGGGTGGTCACACCCATGGTGAGGGCGGAGAGTTGTTCACCCGCGCGATGCAGGAGAACCTCGGCGCGGGGATCGGCAACGTCGTGTTCGCAGTGTGCATGGGCGCGTTCTTCGCGGTGGCGTTCACGGTCTTGTGGAGCCACGTCGGCAGCCGTCACCCGGCCACCGATCCCCGTGCGGTCGCCGGCGTGCTCGGCGGCATCGGTTTCGTCGCCGTCTTCGCCGTCCCGTTCTTCGCCTACCCGGCGAACCCACCCGCCGTCGGCGACGACGACACCATCGGCGAACGAACCGGTGCCTTCCTCACCATCACCGTGTCGTCGGTGATCCTCGCCATCGCGGCGGTGGTCCTGGCGTCGTGGTTGCGTCCGCGCATCGGTGGGTTGGTCTCGGCGGTCGCCGCCACGGTCGCCTATCTGGCCGGCATCGCGATCGTGCTCGCCTTCCTGCCGTCGTTCAGCGAGGTCCCCGGCCCGGTCCGCGACGACGCCGGACAGGTCGTGTTCCCGGGCTTCCCCGGTGACGTGATCGGGGATTTCCGGGTGTACGCGATCGCCAACCAGGTCATTCTGTGGACGGTTCTCACCGTCTCGTTCGCACTGATCGTGGGGGCGATGGCCCGGTCGCGGGCGACTGACCGCGCTCGCGCGGTCTCCGCGCCGAACTGA
- a CDS encoding CbtB domain-containing protein, which produces MTAPRTEAASPVAPARALPVPNISVASAALWLSLTVLLAGLAYYFLGYDQGVVSVFGSDTHVHEFVHDARHFLGFPCH; this is translated from the coding sequence ATGACAGCTCCCCGTACCGAGGCGGCATCACCGGTCGCCCCGGCCCGTGCCCTGCCCGTACCGAACATCTCCGTCGCGAGCGCGGCGCTCTGGCTCAGCCTGACCGTGCTGCTCGCCGGGCTGGCGTACTACTTCCTCGGTTACGACCAGGGGGTCGTGTCGGTCTTCGGCTCCGACACCCACGTGCACGAGTTCGTGCACGACGCCCGCCATTTCCTCGGCTTCCCCTGCCACTGA
- a CDS encoding three-helix bundle dimerization domain-containing protein — MARVEEMLEVEQVIRRLIARFPVMAVDDIDARVHAVYGRFADCKVRIFVPLLIEKAARRDIEDFLAQPDHLTLVSPTPGTTPQTVEVRADEVA, encoded by the coding sequence ATGGCTCGGGTTGAGGAGATGCTCGAAGTCGAACAGGTGATTCGACGCCTGATCGCACGGTTTCCGGTTATGGCTGTCGACGACATCGACGCACGTGTGCACGCCGTCTACGGACGATTCGCCGACTGCAAGGTCAGGATCTTCGTGCCGTTGTTGATCGAGAAAGCGGCTCGACGCGACATCGAGGACTTCCTGGCACAGCCGGACCACCTGACGCTCGTGTCGCCGACGCCCGGCACCACGCCGCAGACGGTCGAGGTCCGGGCCGACGAGGTCGCCTGA
- the ppk2 gene encoding polyphosphate kinase 2 — protein sequence MPDFSSSSGELRGPDHDGPSGPMSGKKYRKHLEPLHAELVAMQEWVRATGAKVCIVFEGRDTAGKGGVIKAITARVSPRVFRVVALPAPTEREKSQMYLQRYIPHLPAAGEVVIFDRSWYNRAGIERVLGFCTEKQAHQFLEQVPTVERSMVESGIILLKYWLEISEEQQTLRLQSRIDDPRKIWKLSDMDLASYSRWYDYSRARDEMFRFTDTGWAPWYVVSTDDKKRGRLNVIEHLLGQVPYTPLERPRIELPKRQKAKDYRPPEQALHWIPTPY from the coding sequence ATGCCTGATTTCTCATCGTCCTCGGGTGAACTCCGAGGCCCGGATCACGACGGCCCGTCGGGCCCGATGTCGGGCAAGAAGTACCGCAAGCATCTCGAACCGCTGCACGCCGAGTTGGTCGCCATGCAGGAATGGGTCCGTGCGACCGGGGCGAAGGTCTGCATCGTCTTCGAGGGCCGGGACACGGCGGGCAAAGGCGGAGTCATCAAGGCGATCACGGCCAGGGTGAGCCCGCGGGTCTTCCGCGTGGTCGCGCTGCCCGCGCCCACCGAACGGGAGAAGTCGCAGATGTACCTCCAGCGGTACATCCCGCATCTGCCCGCGGCCGGCGAGGTCGTCATCTTCGACCGCAGTTGGTACAACCGGGCCGGCATCGAACGAGTGCTCGGATTCTGCACGGAGAAGCAGGCACACCAGTTCCTGGAACAGGTGCCCACGGTGGAACGGTCGATGGTCGAGTCGGGGATCATCCTGCTCAAGTACTGGCTCGAGATCAGCGAGGAACAGCAGACCCTTCGCCTGCAGAGCCGGATCGACGATCCGCGGAAGATCTGGAAGCTCTCCGACATGGACCTCGCGTCCTACAGCCGCTGGTACGACTATTCGCGGGCCCGAGACGAGATGTTCCGGTTCACCGACACGGGCTGGGCGCCCTGGTATGTCGTCTCCACCGACGACAAGAAACGGGGTCGGTTGAATGTGATCGAGCACCTTCTCGGTCAGGTTCCCTACACGCCGCTCGAACGTCCCCGGATCGAACTGCCGAAGCGGCAGAAGGCCAAGGACTATCGGCCACCCGAGCAGGCCCTGCACTGGATCCCGACCCCGTATTGA